Proteins encoded within one genomic window of Acidobacteriota bacterium:
- a CDS encoding GWxTD domain-containing protein — MNRRGSTFRGLVGSLVLLALLLAAPFAPAAKGRKGHQPTSLREWHKGPVRYLMNRSEARLYRRLDSTAERLAFIRRFWDRRDPDPRTPANEARLTFWARVAEANRKFDDTPLPGWKTDRGKIYILLGPPNDTEQRQDYDTGERNTINRGLLRWHYQGLQNAATRAHTVIAFVRDDDNDWRLTRDPRLNSVFLDINDVNSTEGLPKSIERLIRNVPWGGGTLATAMDLGRLQEVPTEADLLRAVVRAEAFVGSYQGTFVATPITTPAGDSLLALTLAVARSDLAPAWDGSAMGLSSRLAATAELRPLGEPDGRPARIEFDEAAFGTEPAPASRGDAWLRLQAVKVVPPGRWKLSALVFDRRGGGAAPIYGEVRVPAPQPAAPRFTGPLLARRIEDPARDGQEYSPFRIHGSLVVPRLDTELSADDPFALFVEVTPPPDAPQVPILEWQLERADNEQGPYQPLGAAGRDPHGLGPRAWRLPAGKLEPGHYRIRFGATLPGGERTERVITFVVR; from the coding sequence GTGAATCGGCGAGGGTCAACATTTCGCGGCCTGGTCGGGTCCCTGGTCCTGCTGGCGCTGCTCCTCGCGGCCCCCTTCGCGCCCGCCGCGAAAGGCCGCAAGGGACACCAGCCCACCAGCCTGCGGGAGTGGCACAAGGGTCCCGTCCGTTACCTGATGAACCGCAGCGAGGCGCGGCTCTACCGCCGGCTCGACAGCACCGCCGAGCGCCTGGCCTTCATCCGCCGCTTCTGGGACCGCCGGGATCCCGATCCCCGCACCCCCGCCAACGAGGCCCGCCTGACCTTCTGGGCCCGCGTGGCGGAGGCCAACCGCAAATTCGACGACACCCCCCTGCCCGGCTGGAAGACCGACCGGGGCAAGATCTACATCCTGCTCGGCCCTCCCAACGACACCGAACAGCGGCAGGACTACGACACCGGGGAGCGCAACACCATCAACCGCGGCCTGCTGCGCTGGCACTACCAGGGCCTGCAGAACGCGGCCACCCGGGCCCACACGGTCATCGCCTTCGTCCGCGACGACGACAACGACTGGCGGCTGACCCGCGATCCCCGGCTCAACAGCGTCTTTCTCGACATCAACGACGTCAACTCCACCGAGGGACTCCCCAAGTCGATCGAGCGCCTGATCCGCAACGTCCCGTGGGGCGGCGGCACCCTGGCCACGGCGATGGACCTCGGTCGCCTGCAGGAGGTTCCCACCGAGGCCGACCTGCTGCGGGCGGTGGTGCGGGCCGAAGCCTTCGTCGGCTCCTACCAGGGCACCTTCGTCGCCACCCCCATCACCACACCGGCGGGAGACTCCCTGCTGGCGCTGACCCTCGCGGTGGCGCGCAGCGACCTGGCCCCTGCCTGGGACGGCTCGGCGATGGGCCTTTCCAGCCGCCTGGCCGCCACCGCCGAATTGCGCCCCCTCGGCGAACCGGACGGCCGGCCCGCCCGCATCGAGTTCGACGAGGCCGCCTTCGGAACCGAACCGGCGCCCGCAAGCCGCGGAGACGCCTGGCTGCGGCTGCAGGCGGTCAAGGTCGTGCCCCCGGGTCGCTGGAAACTCTCGGCCCTGGTCTTCGATCGCCGGGGCGGAGGGGCCGCGCCGATCTACGGTGAGGTGCGCGTCCCCGCGCCGCAGCCCGCCGCGCCCCGCTTCACCGGTCCGCTGCTGGCGCGTCGGATCGAAGATCCCGCCCGCGACGGGCAGGAATACTCCCCCTTCCGGATCCACGGCAGCCTGGTCGTCCCCCGCCTGGACACCGAACTGAGCGCCGACGATCCCTTCGCCCTTTTCGTGGAGGTCACCCCGCCCCCGGACGCCCCGCAGGTGCCGATCCTCGAATGGCAGCTCGAGCGCGCCGACAACGAACAGGGGCCCTATCAGCCCCTCGGTGCCGCCGGCCGGGACCCCCACGGTCTCGGCCCGCGCGCCTGGCGCCTGCCGGCGGGCAAGCTCGAGCCCGGCCACTACCGGATCCGCTTCGGAGCGACCCTCCCCGGCGGGGAACGAACCGAGCGCGTGATTACCTTCGTGGTTCGCTGA
- a CDS encoding GldG family protein, with translation MKRFLYAAWPFGLALLVVGVGWGVMASRVMPVAYQALIGLGLLLSAAGLWGGRAFLFDRVGGKRVRFGAGFLLSAVVGLLIVLLINFISARYHQRWDLTRTRSFSLHPATLRVLEKISGDVDVYAFFPERNALEFRAVKELYGTFVFHQPKIHLTMADPNQRPDLLSEAGVSGNRMTVVKYGERVSYFPGYGEDKLVAALMEVARDEPKVVYWVIGHGERSVDAQGGEGYLRLQSELTKNFLQLRTISLGPGEPVPGDASLLVLADPRRPVGEKETALYDAYLRAGGRLLALVDADFKQADGQPHPLAGLLERWGIRAMPAVVIDARESKLADYPEPLTVIADRFGVHETVQGLEGQRVLMNVVRPVEFSQVMSDQQIFHHVLLRAGRGTYVESDLERAGRVREIDPQALEPWLDRPPVLAVAAFRKYTDERDPGDLGRVARMVVVGDADFLKDDFFDALSNSELAMNLVRWLTGEEVLIRRQGEAKVAKLAMQIEPGQRRLVRMIVVLEALGIFLVGWIVWFFRRTR, from the coding sequence ATGAAACGCTTTCTCTACGCGGCATGGCCGTTCGGCCTGGCTCTTCTCGTGGTCGGGGTGGGCTGGGGGGTGATGGCGTCGCGGGTCATGCCGGTGGCCTACCAGGCGCTGATCGGGCTGGGGCTCCTCCTTTCCGCCGCCGGCCTGTGGGGCGGCCGGGCCTTTCTCTTCGACCGGGTCGGGGGCAAGCGGGTGCGCTTCGGCGCCGGCTTCCTGCTCTCCGCGGTGGTCGGCCTGTTGATCGTGCTGCTGATCAACTTCATCTCGGCCCGCTATCACCAGCGCTGGGACCTGACACGGACCCGTTCGTTCTCGCTGCACCCGGCCACCTTGCGGGTGCTCGAAAAGATCAGCGGCGACGTGGACGTCTACGCTTTCTTCCCCGAACGCAATGCCCTCGAGTTCCGGGCGGTCAAGGAACTCTACGGGACCTTCGTCTTTCACCAGCCGAAGATCCACCTGACCATGGCGGATCCCAACCAGCGGCCCGACCTGTTGTCCGAGGCCGGTGTCAGCGGCAACCGGATGACGGTGGTGAAGTACGGCGAGCGCGTGAGCTATTTCCCGGGTTACGGCGAGGACAAGCTGGTCGCGGCGTTGATGGAAGTCGCCCGGGACGAGCCCAAGGTGGTCTACTGGGTCATCGGGCACGGGGAGAGGAGCGTCGACGCCCAGGGCGGGGAAGGCTACCTGCGGCTGCAGAGCGAGCTGACCAAGAACTTCCTCCAGTTACGCACGATCTCCCTCGGGCCGGGCGAGCCGGTGCCCGGGGACGCTTCGCTGCTGGTGCTGGCCGATCCCCGGCGTCCGGTCGGCGAGAAGGAGACCGCGCTCTACGACGCCTACCTGCGGGCGGGAGGCCGCCTGCTGGCCCTGGTCGACGCGGACTTCAAGCAGGCCGACGGCCAGCCCCACCCCCTGGCGGGACTGCTCGAGCGCTGGGGCATCCGGGCGATGCCGGCGGTGGTGATCGATGCCCGCGAGTCGAAGCTGGCGGACTATCCCGAGCCTCTGACGGTGATCGCCGATCGTTTCGGTGTGCACGAGACGGTGCAGGGGCTCGAGGGGCAGCGCGTGCTGATGAACGTGGTCCGCCCCGTCGAGTTTTCGCAGGTGATGAGCGATCAGCAGATCTTCCACCACGTGCTGCTGCGCGCGGGCCGTGGCACCTACGTGGAGAGTGACCTGGAGCGGGCGGGACGGGTGCGGGAGATCGACCCCCAGGCCCTCGAGCCCTGGCTGGACCGTCCACCGGTACTGGCCGTGGCGGCCTTCCGCAAGTACACCGACGAGCGTGACCCCGGTGACCTGGGCCGTGTGGCGCGGATGGTGGTCGTGGGTGACGCCGACTTCCTGAAAGACGATTTCTTCGATGCCCTGTCCAACTCGGAGCTGGCGATGAACCTGGTGCGCTGGCTGACGGGGGAGGAAGTGCTGATCCGCCGCCAGGGGGAGGCCAAGGTGGCCAAGCTGGCGATGCAGATCGAGCCGGGCCAGCGCCGCCTGGTGCGGATGATCGTCGTCCTCGAGGCGCTGGGTATCTTCCTGGTGGGCTGGATCGTCTGGTTCTTCCGGAGGACCCGCTGA
- a CDS encoding ABC transporter permease, giving the protein MNFVWAIFRRELKSYFVSPLAYTAMAVFVAFQGVLFFMALGQYESLRLRAASNPLMEVPGGEMIVRSFLGQDLIWTLLVIVPLLTMRLLAEEKKQHTAELLLTAPMTTRHLVLGKFFGACAVLAVMLLITTWMPSLLLAWGRIDPAPMISGYLGAFLYGALLLALGLLASSLTDSSMIAAFLALAMVALVNLGGVLAVKIPFIGENLEQFTPSANLNLLARGVIDTQPLVFFAAAIVFVLDLTSRVVDSQRWR; this is encoded by the coding sequence ATGAACTTCGTCTGGGCGATCTTCCGCCGGGAACTGAAGTCCTACTTCGTTTCCCCCCTGGCCTACACGGCGATGGCCGTCTTCGTGGCCTTCCAGGGAGTGCTCTTCTTCATGGCTCTCGGCCAGTACGAAAGCCTGCGCCTGCGGGCGGCGTCGAACCCCCTGATGGAGGTGCCCGGCGGCGAGATGATCGTGCGCTCCTTCCTCGGGCAGGACCTGATCTGGACGCTGCTGGTGATCGTTCCCCTGCTGACCATGCGCCTGCTGGCCGAAGAGAAGAAACAGCACACCGCCGAACTGCTGCTGACGGCGCCGATGACGACCCGGCACCTGGTGTTGGGCAAGTTCTTCGGGGCCTGCGCGGTGCTGGCGGTGATGCTGCTGATCACCACCTGGATGCCGTCGCTGCTGCTCGCCTGGGGGCGTATCGATCCCGCGCCGATGATCAGCGGTTATCTCGGCGCGTTTCTCTACGGTGCGCTGCTCCTGGCCCTGGGCCTGCTGGCCTCCAGCCTGACCGACAGCTCGATGATCGCGGCCTTCCTGGCCCTGGCGATGGTCGCGCTGGTCAATCTCGGCGGTGTGCTGGCGGTGAAGATTCCCTTCATCGGTGAAAATCTCGAGCAGTTCACCCCCTCGGCCAATCTCAACCTGCTGGCCCGGGGCGTGATCGACACCCAGCCGCTGGTCTTCTTCGCCGCGGCGATCGTCTTCGTTCTCGATCTGACCTCGCGGGTCGTCGACAGCCAGCGGTGGAGGTGA
- a CDS encoding ATP-binding cassette domain-containing protein translates to MPLTPTTGGLGGEGAGAVSSRGGHVPMIEIDGLRKLYGQFEALRGISFTVYRGEVVGFLGPNGAGKSTTMKVMTGLVPPTAGTARVAGHDVLDDPIEVRRAIGFLPEHPPLYPEMIVRDYLSFTAEIRGIPRRRRQAAVDAAIELCGLQEVHRRLVGNLSKGYRQRTGLAQAVIHEPRILILDEPTVGLDPTQVVEIRGIIRDIGRERTVILSSHILPEVQATCERVVIINRGRLVADGRMDEILATGGEKRVLVRLRRPPDDGKAIEALDGVESVEDQGEGLFRLELEAGAERREAVVAALAASGWGLYEVRSETTSLEEVFRDVVLEEAAP, encoded by the coding sequence ATGCCACTCACGCCGACCACGGGCGGGCTCGGTGGGGAAGGTGCGGGCGCTGTCTCCTCCCGCGGCGGCCACGTGCCGATGATCGAGATCGACGGTCTGCGCAAGCTCTACGGACAGTTCGAGGCTCTGCGCGGTATCTCGTTTACGGTCTATCGAGGAGAGGTGGTCGGTTTTCTCGGGCCCAACGGCGCGGGCAAGTCCACGACGATGAAAGTCATGACCGGCCTCGTGCCGCCCACCGCGGGGACGGCGCGGGTGGCTGGGCACGACGTACTGGACGATCCGATAGAGGTGCGACGGGCCATCGGCTTCCTTCCCGAACACCCGCCGCTCTATCCGGAAATGATCGTCCGTGACTACCTTTCCTTCACCGCCGAGATTCGCGGCATCCCCCGGCGTCGGCGCCAGGCGGCGGTGGACGCGGCCATCGAGCTGTGCGGCCTGCAGGAGGTGCATCGGCGGCTGGTGGGCAACCTGTCGAAGGGCTACCGGCAGCGGACCGGCCTGGCCCAGGCCGTGATCCACGAGCCGCGGATCCTGATTCTCGACGAGCCCACCGTCGGTCTCGATCCGACCCAGGTGGTGGAGATCCGCGGCATCATCCGCGACATCGGTCGGGAACGGACGGTGATTCTCTCGAGCCACATCCTCCCCGAGGTGCAGGCCACCTGCGAGCGGGTGGTGATCATCAACCGTGGTCGCCTGGTGGCCGACGGTCGGATGGACGAGATCCTCGCCACCGGGGGCGAGAAACGGGTCCTGGTGCGCTTGCGGCGTCCACCGGACGACGGGAAGGCCATCGAAGCCCTCGATGGTGTCGAGAGTGTCGAGGACCAGGGCGAGGGGCTGTTCCGCCTGGAACTGGAAGCCGGCGCCGAGCGGCGGGAGGCCGTCGTGGCCGCCCTCGCCGCCAGCGGCTGGGGGCTGTACGAGGTCCGTTCGGAGACCACCAGCCTCGAAGAGGTCTTTCGCGACGTGGTCCTCGAGGAGGCGGCTCCATGA
- a CDS encoding DciA family protein, translated as MAARRRQTGGRLVSLAALPPPRGGPAALYAASRVARLREELGADLARHLVGARWEDGTLVLELAGSGWERALAADLPVLTERLRQRLASPRLQLRVLSRPDVEVAAEPRRRGAGARREGSGSERLRALARRLMARRGIRRVDSGPEGK; from the coding sequence TTGGCAGCGCGTCGCCGTCAGACGGGAGGTCGACTGGTTTCGCTGGCCGCCCTGCCCCCTCCGCGGGGAGGGCCGGCGGCGCTCTACGCCGCGTCCCGGGTGGCCCGGCTCCGGGAAGAACTGGGGGCGGATCTCGCCCGGCACCTGGTAGGGGCCCGCTGGGAAGACGGCACCCTGGTGCTGGAACTGGCCGGCAGTGGCTGGGAGCGGGCGCTGGCGGCGGACCTGCCGGTGCTGACCGAACGCCTTCGGCAGCGCCTGGCCAGCCCGCGGTTGCAGCTCCGGGTGCTCTCCCGGCCGGATGTGGAGGTGGCGGCGGAGCCGCGCCGACGGGGCGCCGGAGCCCGCCGGGAGGGGAGCGGGAGCGAGCGCCTGCGGGCCCTGGCGCGGCGACTGATGGCCCGGCGCGGGATCCGTCGCGTTGACAGCGGGCCGGAAGGAAAGTAG
- the mltG gene encoding endolytic transglycosylase MltG — MKVRLLPVAAVVVALAVVAAAGTALFLHLPQGEPGAAPVGITVEPGASAAEVARALEERGVVRPAWALSRAMRLLGVQHRIHAGEYRFEPPLAPSEVIRILGEGRIVPLRVTVPEGLDLHQTAALLAQAGVAGAGGLLAAFSSPAAIADLDPRATDLEGYLFPETYSFPRNYDPRKVAAELVGTFRKRFVEVYADEIAGASLDLRELVTLASLVERETARRDERSRIAGVFVERLARHMRLQCDPTVIYALRRAGRWDGDIRRRDLAWDHPYNTYTRAGLPPGPIASPGLESLQAALRPERRGELFFVAGGDGGHVFSRNLADHQRAVRRYLRWRRGSGGGSR, encoded by the coding sequence ATGAAGGTCCGCCTTCTGCCGGTCGCGGCGGTGGTTGTCGCGCTGGCTGTCGTCGCGGCGGCCGGAACCGCGCTCTTCCTCCACTTGCCCCAGGGAGAGCCCGGCGCGGCCCCGGTCGGCATCACCGTCGAGCCGGGCGCCAGTGCCGCCGAGGTGGCTCGGGCCCTCGAGGAGCGGGGCGTGGTGCGCCCCGCCTGGGCCCTTTCGCGGGCGATGCGGCTGCTGGGTGTGCAGCACAGGATCCACGCTGGAGAGTACCGTTTCGAGCCTCCCCTGGCGCCTTCCGAAGTGATTCGCATCCTCGGCGAGGGGCGGATCGTCCCGCTCAGGGTGACCGTGCCCGAGGGACTCGACCTGCACCAGACGGCGGCGCTTTTGGCCCAGGCGGGGGTGGCCGGGGCCGGCGGCCTGCTGGCGGCCTTCTCCTCCCCCGCGGCCATCGCCGATCTCGATCCGAGGGCGACGGACCTCGAGGGTTACCTCTTCCCCGAGACCTACTCCTTTCCCCGGAACTACGACCCGCGGAAGGTGGCGGCGGAACTGGTGGGCACCTTCCGCAAACGTTTCGTGGAGGTCTACGCCGACGAGATCGCCGGCGCCTCCCTCGACCTGCGCGAACTGGTGACCCTGGCGTCGCTGGTCGAGCGGGAAACCGCCCGACGGGACGAACGCTCACGCATCGCCGGGGTCTTCGTCGAGCGCCTGGCGCGCCACATGCGCCTGCAGTGCGATCCCACGGTGATCTACGCCCTGCGGCGGGCGGGCCGCTGGGATGGCGACATCCGCCGCCGGGACCTGGCCTGGGATCATCCCTACAACACCTACACCCGGGCCGGCCTGCCCCCGGGGCCCATCGCCTCGCCCGGCCTCGAGAGCCTCCAGGCGGCCTTGCGGCCGGAGCGGCGGGGCGAGCTGTTCTTCGTCGCCGGTGGCGACGGGGGTCACGTCTTTTCGCGCAACCTGGCCGACCACCAGCGGGCGGTACGGCGATACCTCCGGTGGCGACGGGGGAGCGGTGGCGGGAGCCGGTGA
- the ruvX gene encoding Holliday junction resolvase RuvX produces the protein MGQILGIDVGTKTLGLAVSDAGQTVALPLKTLQRRSFRADLAALGEVLGEREIREVVIGLPLDLDGTPGAMSEASEKLAAALEARFGVRVHRWDERLTTVAAERALLEGDVSRRKRRKVIDKLAATLILQGFLDRRALGGDGR, from the coding sequence ATGGGGCAGATACTGGGCATCGACGTGGGTACGAAAACCCTCGGGCTGGCGGTCAGTGACGCGGGGCAGACGGTGGCGCTCCCCCTCAAGACCCTTCAGCGGCGCTCTTTTCGCGCCGACCTGGCCGCCCTCGGCGAGGTGCTCGGTGAACGTGAGATCCGGGAGGTGGTGATCGGCCTGCCCCTCGATCTCGACGGCACTCCCGGCGCGATGAGCGAGGCTTCCGAAAAGCTCGCCGCGGCGCTCGAGGCGCGCTTCGGAGTCAGGGTGCATCGCTGGGACGAGCGCCTGACGACGGTGGCCGCCGAGCGGGCCCTGCTCGAAGGGGACGTGTCCCGTCGCAAGCGGCGCAAAGTGATCGACAAGCTGGCGGCGACGCTGATCCTCCAGGGGTTTCTCGATCGTCGCGCGCTCGGGGGTGATGGGCGATGA